The Deltaproteobacteria bacterium genomic interval GCGTATCCCCTGCTCGCCAGGGCGGGGTACGGGAAGAACGCCGCCGGGGGCCTCCTCGCCGCCGGGGGGCTGGGCGCCATCCTTTCCCCTCCGGTTCTTGGCGCGGCGGCGTTCCTGATCGCCGAGTTCCTGAAGATCTCCTACCTCGACGTGATCCTGATGGCGACCATCCCGACGCTCCTCTACTACCTGTCGCTCTTCGTGATGGTGGAGATCGACTCCCGGAAGCCGGGGATGCGGAAGGTGGTGATCCAGGGCTCCTCGGGACTGTGGACGCTGACGCGCCGCTACGGGTTCCATTTCACGTCCCTGGTGGCCATCGTGGCGTTCATGCTGGCGGGGTACACCGCGATCGCCGCGGTGTTCTGGGCCACGGTGATCGCCTTCGTGTTGAGCTTCCTGCGGAACGACTCCGCCCTGCGCCCGGCGAAGCTCGTCGAGGCGCTGAACGCAGGATCGGTGGGCGTCCTGGGAGTCGCCGTGACGTGCGCGGCGGCAGGCCTGATCGTCGGCGTGGTGACCCTGACGGGGCTGGGGCTGAAATTCAGCGCCATCATCATCAAGTACGCCGGAAACAGCCTCTTCCTGACCGCGGTCTACAGCGGACTGATCGTCTGGATCATCGGCCTCGCCGTGCCCGTCACCGCCTCGTACATCATCTGCGCGGTGATCGTCGCCCCGGCGCTCACGAACCTGGGGGTGCCCGACTTCGCCGCCCACATGTTCATCTTCTACTACGCCGTCCTCTCCGAGGTTTCCCCTCCCACCGCCCTGTCTCCCTTCGCGGCGGCGGCCATCACGGGCGGGGACCCCTACAAGACGACGCTCCAGTCATGGAAGTACACGTTGCCCGCGTTCATCTTCCCATTCACGTTCGTGGTGGATCCCGCGGGGGTGGGCATCCTGCTGAAGGGCCCATGGACCGCCGTGGCCTGGACCGGCCTCACGGCGGCCGTCGGGATCGTGGCCCTTGCCGGCGGCGTGCAGGGGTGGCTGTTCCAGGAAACGGTGCTCGCGGAGCGCGTGCTCCTGATCGCCGCGGGGCTGTTCCTCGTCTACCCCGGACCGGTGTGCGACGCCGTCGGGATCGGGTTGGTCGCCGTCGTGGGCGCCATGCAGCGCGGGTTCCTTCCCCGGCTCCGGTTCTCCCGACCGGGGGGATGAGGCCGGTCGCGCCTACTTCCTGCCTGCGGGGCCGGAATCGGAGCTCTTCACCATGTCCCGCAGCCGCGCGAGCAGGTCCTGGAACGACGACCGCTGGAGGATCCCGCCGAACTGTGACCGGTAGTTATTGACGAGGCTGATCTCCTCGATGATGACGTCGTAGACGCGCCAGTCCGCCTTCCCCTTCACCATCCGGTAGTTCAGCGGGATTTCCTGCCCCTTCCCCGTCACGATGAGGGTCTCGACCGTGGCGAACCGCCCCTCCTCCACCGACTCCTTCCCGTACCGGATCTTCTCCCCCTGGTACGCCTCGACCTTCCCGAGGTAGGAGTTCTCGAGAACCTGCCGGAAGAGCCCCACATACTCCTTCCGCTCCTCCGGGGTGCGCTGCCTCCAGGCGGGGCCCAGGGAGCGCTTCGCCATCTCGTCGAAGTCGAACGCCTTGGAGATCTCTTCGCGGAGGAGGGTCCGCCGCTCCATCCGACGCTCCTTCGCCTGGAGATCCTTCTTCTTCAGGATTTCGAGGACGCGGTCGATCGCGCCGCGGACCCGGTCCGTGGGCTCTCCCGCGAACGACGAGGCCGGGGTCGCCAGCAGGAGGGCGAACACCGCCGCTACCGCCGCCGCGACCCGCCAGTAGGCCCGTCCGGGCGGATTACTTCTTCGCGCTTCCGTGGATGAATTCACCGATCAGCCCCTCCAGGTCCAGGGCCCCCTCCGTCTCCCGGATCTTCCCTCCCGCGGGAATCATCCGGTCCGACGCGCCGGGGGACAGGTTGATGTACTTGTCGCCGATCAGCCCCCGCGTCCGGACGGAGGCGATCGTGTCTTCGGGGATTCCGATGCCGTCCTGCACCCGCATCCGCACGACGGCCTTGTAATCCTTCACGCCGATCGACTCGACGGAGCCCACCTGGACCCCCGCGACTTCCACCGTCGCCCCGGCCCGAAGCCCCGCCACCGAGGCGAACTCGGCAAAGACCGGGAACCGGTTCCCCCCGCCGATCTCCACCTTCCCCAGCCGGATCGACAGCCAGGCCAGGCACGCGATCCCGACGACGATGAAGATCCCCACCGCCGTTTCCACCCCGAATTTCCGGTTCACCGTGGCCTCCTCCTTGACTACAGCAGCCGGATGGGACCGGCGAAGTCGCCTGTCAGCAATTGCCGGACGAACGGATCCTCCGAGGCGAGGACCGAAGCGGTCGGGCCCGCCGCCGCGATCTTCCCGTCGCGGACGACCACCAGGTGGTGGCACCAGTTGAAGACCTCCGGGATGTCGTGGCTCACCATCACCATCGTGAAGGCGTGCTCCCGCCAGGTGTCGCACACCAGCCGCAGGATCGAATTCCGGATGATCGGGTCCAGCCCCGTCGTCGGCTCGTCGAAGAAGATGATCTCCGGGTCCAGGACCATGGCCCGGGCGAGGGCGACGCGCCGGACCATCCCGCCCGACAGCTCGTCCGGGTACTTTTCGTTGATGCCCGGCAGGCCGACGAGGCCGAACAGCCGTTCCACCTTCTTCCGGATCTCCTCCTCGCCGAGATCCGTTTTCTCCCGCAGCGGAAACGCCACGTTGTCGAAGACGGTCATCGACTCGAACAGCGCCCCGGTCTGGAACATCACTCCGAAACGGTCGCGCAGCGCGTACAGCTCTTTCCGGGAGAGCCGGTTGATGTCGATCCCGTCCACGAGGACCTGCCCGCGGTCCGGGCGGGTGAGCCCGATCATATGGCGGAGGATGACGCTCTTCCCCGCCCCCGAGAGGCCGACGATGACGGTGATCCGCCGCGCCGGGATGTCGAGGGTCACCCCGTTCAGGACCTGTTTCCCCGCCATCGCCGTCTCGACGTCCACGAGGCGGATCGCCAGGGGACCGCCCTCGACCGGATCCGGGAGGGCATACAGGCGGGCGGGGGAACCCCCGGATACGGCCATGCTCACAACAGCACCGACGTGAGGATGTAGTCGCCCACCAGGACCAGGACGGAGGAGATGACGACCGCGGACGTCGTCGCGCTTCCCACCCCTTTCGCCCCCCGCTGCGTGTTGTACCCCTTCCAGGTGCACACCCATCCGATCAGGATGGCGAACGCGAACGATTTCCAGAGGCCGCCGGCGATGTCCGCGAGCTCCACGCTCTGCTCCATGCGCCCGAAATAGTCCCCGGCGTTGACCCCCAGGAGCCC includes:
- a CDS encoding ATP-binding cassette domain-containing protein, coding for MAVSGGSPARLYALPDPVEGGPLAIRLVDVETAMAGKQVLNGVTLDIPARRITVIVGLSGAGKSVILRHMIGLTRPDRGQVLVDGIDINRLSRKELYALRDRFGVMFQTGALFESMTVFDNVAFPLREKTDLGEEEIRKKVERLFGLVGLPGINEKYPDELSGGMVRRVALARAMVLDPEIIFFDEPTTGLDPIIRNSILRLVCDTWREHAFTMVMVSHDIPEVFNWCHHLVVVRDGKIAAAGPTASVLASEDPFVRQLLTGDFAGPIRLL
- a CDS encoding TRAP transporter large permease subunit, producing AYPLLARAGYGKNAAGGLLAAGGLGAILSPPVLGAAAFLIAEFLKISYLDVILMATIPTLLYYLSLFVMVEIDSRKPGMRKVVIQGSSGLWTLTRRYGFHFTSLVAIVAFMLAGYTAIAAVFWATVIAFVLSFLRNDSALRPAKLVEALNAGSVGVLGVAVTCAAAGLIVGVVTLTGLGLKFSAIIIKYAGNSLFLTAVYSGLIVWIIGLAVPVTASYIICAVIVAPALTNLGVPDFAAHMFIFYYAVLSEVSPPTALSPFAAAAITGGDPYKTTLQSWKYTLPAFIFPFTFVVDPAGVGILLKGPWTAVAWTGLTAAVGIVALAGGVQGWLFQETVLAERVLLIAAGLFLVYPGPVCDAVGIGLVAVVGAMQRGFLPRLRFSRPGG
- the mlaD gene encoding outer membrane lipid asymmetry maintenance protein MlaD; protein product: METAVGIFIVVGIACLAWLSIRLGKVEIGGGNRFPVFAEFASVAGLRAGATVEVAGVQVGSVESIGVKDYKAVVRMRVQDGIGIPEDTIASVRTRGLIGDKYINLSPGASDRMIPAGGKIRETEGALDLEGLIGEFIHGSAKK
- a CDS encoding ABC transporter substrate-binding protein, whose translation is MNSSTEARRSNPPGRAYWRVAAAVAAVFALLLATPASSFAGEPTDRVRGAIDRVLEILKKKDLQAKERRMERRTLLREEISKAFDFDEMAKRSLGPAWRQRTPEERKEYVGLFRQVLENSYLGKVEAYQGEKIRYGKESVEEGRFATVETLIVTGKGQEIPLNYRMVKGKADWRVYDVIIEEISLVNNYRSQFGGILQRSSFQDLLARLRDMVKSSDSGPAGRK